In the genome of Cryptomeria japonica chromosome 8, Sugi_1.0, whole genome shotgun sequence, one region contains:
- the LOC131049640 gene encoding probable leucine-rich repeat receptor-like protein kinase At1g35710, translating into MAISLQKLCLVIVSVFSVFLPSSHPTLLSHALMPIRCPAHESEALLRFKAAFNDSQGYFGSWVNGTDCCTMWTGISCNIQTNNVVSLRVSPLGSIQGVISENLCQLHFLTSLSISGVTGTTTTPPCLGNLSSLEFLDLYGNGFSGSVPTSICLLTRLTHLGLSSNNFNGSIPSCFGNLASLRNLHLADNQLSGSIPASLGNLSFLVFLTLYKNQVSGMLPDSLGNLSSLTYLLLSYNQFSGSIPASLGSLSFLGYLGICNNQLSGSIPASLGNLSSLSRLDLGANHLHGSIPASLGKLSSLWYLILHNNQLSGSIPASLGSLTLLRSLYLENNQLTGSIPESLGNLLLLGFLDIRNNQLTGTIPLSFAQLSSLTEFKAYGNRFNESISSSSLPASLVNLYLSLNHNQSISETFFHNLTILKYLHISDCVLSISRTWIPPFQLNQLSLVSCTIGHGEFPLWISTQFSLDALELVNIGLIGEIPSWLWETNLLLNSLNLSRNHLEGNLSSNTSIWMQLWQYSSKFEYIISTSVIKSCKQQLYWSDPYKLVQMFFP; encoded by the exons ATGGCCATCTCTTTACAGAAGCTCTGTTTAGTTATCGTCTCAGTTTTTAGTGTATTCCTCCCCTCTTCACACCCTACACTTCTTTCCCATGCATTAATGCCCATCAGATGTCCTGCCCACGAATCTGAAGCTCTGCTCCGATTCAAAGCGGCCTTCAATGACTCCCAAGGCTATTTCGGTTCGTGGGTAAATGGAACAGACTGCTGTACCATGTGGACCGGCATATCCTGCAACATTCAGACCAACAACGTTGTCTCTCTTCGTGTAAGCCCTTTGGGCTCCATTCAAGGTGTGATCTCTGAGAACCTGTGTCAACTTCATTTTCTCACATCACTGAGCATAAGCGGAGTAACAGGTACTACCACTACCCCTCCCTGTTTGGGAAACCTCTCTTCTCTTGAATTTTTAGATTTATATGGAAATGGGTTTAGTGGGTCAGTTCCCACTTCCATTTGTTTGCTCACCCGCCTTACACACCTTGGTCTTTCTAGCAATAACTTCAATGGAAGCATACCTTCCTGCTTTGGcaatcttgcttctttaagaaaCCTTCACCTTGCTGATAACCAACTTAGTGGAAGCATACCTGCTTCTCTGGGTAATCTATCTTTCTTAGTTTTCCTCACTCTTTACAAGAATCAAGTCAGTGGAATGCTACCAGATTCTTTGGGTAACCTCTCTTCTTTAACTTACCTCCTCCTTAGTTACAACCAATTTAGTGGAAGCATACCGGCTTCTCTAGGTAGTCTGTCTTTCTTAGGGTACCTTGGGATTTGTAACAACCAACTCAGTGGAAGCATACCAGCTTCTCTGGGCAATCTTTCTTCTTTAAGTCGCCTTGATCTAGGTGCCAACCATCTTCATGGAAGCATACCCGCTTCTCTGGGTAAACTTTCTTCTTTATGGTACCTAATCCTTCATAACAACCAGCTTAGTGGTAGCATACCAGCTTCTCTTGGAAGTCTCACTTTGTTGAGGTCATTATACCTTGAAAATAATCAATTGACTGGTAGCATTCCAGAGTCCTTGGGCAATCTGCTTTTACTTGGCTTCTTGGATATTAGAAATAACCAACTAACTGGGACCATTCCCCTTTCATTTGCTCAACTTTCCTCCCTTACTGAGTTCAAAGCTTATGGCAATCGTTTCAATGAAAGCATCTCTTCTTCGTCACTTCCAGCTTCTTTAGTTAATCTATACCTGTCACTAAACCATAACCAATCAATTTCTGAAACTTTCTTTCACAACCTTACAATTCTAAAGTACCTGCATATATCCGACTGTGTGCTAAGTATTAGCAGAACTTGGATTCCACCCTTCCAATTAAATCAGTTATCTTTAGTGTCATGTACTATTGGTCATGGTGAATTTCCACTTTGGATTTCAACACAATTCTCACTTGATGCACTGGAATTAGTTAACATTGGTCTTATAGGAGAAATTCCCTCTTGGCTATGGGAAACCAATCTTCTATTGAACTCTCTAAATCTTTCAAGAAACCATTTGGAAGGAAACCTATCCTCAAATACTTCAATATGGATGCAACTA TGGCAATATTCCTCCAAGTTTGAGTATATTATCTCAACTTCAGTTATTAAATCTTGCAAACAACAACTTTACTGGAGTGATCCCTACAAGCTTGTCCAAATGTTCTTCCCTTAG